One genomic region from Sciurus carolinensis chromosome 2, mSciCar1.2, whole genome shotgun sequence encodes:
- the LOC124977376 gene encoding ras-related protein Rap-2a-like produces MEGLVLRPAKGYRVVLLGSVAVGKTALATQFACGRFPERCEPSVEELFSKVIEVNAAPALLEIVDTVGADHLVTLKDLYIRNSDGFVVLYSVCSEASFEAVRPLRERMGRLRGSRAVPLVLVGTKADLDAERQVLTAQGRALAREWRCPFLEVTAKSKLMVDRVFTQVVREMEALAPPEEEAPRVPANAQDTWPSERFIG; encoded by the coding sequence ATGGAGGGCCTGGTGCTGCGCCCAGCAAAGGGCTATCGGGTGGTGCTGCTTGGCAGCGTGGCAGTGGGCAAGACCGCGCTGGCCACGCAGTTTGCGTGCGGCCGCTTCCCGGAGCGCTGCGAGCCGTCGGTGGAGGAGCTGTTTAGCAAGGTGATCGAGGTGAACGCGGCGCCAGCGCTGCTGGAGATCGTGGACACCGTGGGCGCCGACCACCTGGTCACCCTCAAGGACCTGTACATCAGGAACAGCGACGGCTTCGTGGTGCTCTACAGCGTGTGCAGCGAGGCCTCCTTCGAGGCCGTGCGGCCGCTGCGAGAGCGCATGGGCCGCCTGAGGGGGTCCAGGGCCGTGCCGCTGGTGCTGGTGGGCACCAAGGCCGACCTGGACGCCGAGCGCCAGGTGCTGACCGCGCAGGGCCGCGCGCTGGCCCGCGAGTGGCGCTGCCCGTTCTTGGAGGTCACGGCCAAGAGCAAGCTGATGGTGGACCGCGTGTTCACGCAGGTGGTGCGCGAGATGGAGGCCCTGGCCCCGCCAGAGGAGGAGGCGCCCCGCGTCCCCGCCAACGCCCAGGATACGTGGCCGTCCGAGAGGTTCATCGGCTAG